A stretch of Cydia splendana chromosome 7, ilCydSple1.2, whole genome shotgun sequence DNA encodes these proteins:
- the LOC134791960 gene encoding uncharacterized protein LOC134791960, whose protein sequence is MESTLKPPSPFCFENDIASVTTGNLSRQWSKWRKAFETYSKACEIGKKTEDVQLSILLHVIGEQCREVYDQFTETFATTKALLDRFDKYFLPTKNLTMERHKFFMRNQLEGETTEQYTFELKRLAKTCEFGDLNDDLIKDRLICGLTEDALRERLLRECDLTLTKAMDISRIAEMSRAQANHIKPEKGVDSHIHEVTEQEGEERVCEVHFRRRTAPPGRRGPPAPPAVCRCGARAAASQSRARAAPPSSTASAIRGSSDGMSPSPRQNGQFSRKNNKKCDYCGRVHDRFKCPAYGQRCTRCNKANHFARMCRVYMVQENSTDQDSEAS, encoded by the coding sequence ATGGAGTCGACACTTAAACCTCCGTCTCCGTTTTGTTTTGAGAACGATATCGCGAGTGTAACTACGGGCAATCTCAGCAGACAATGGTCAAAATGGCGGAAGGCCTTTGAAACATATTCAAAAGCATGTGAAATCGGGAAAAAGACCGAGGATGTACAacttagcatattattgcatgtTATCGGTGAACAGTGCAGAGAAGTATATGACCAATTCACGGAGACGTTTGCAACAACGAAGGCCCTTTTAGACagatttgataaatattttttgcctACGAAGAACTTAACAATGGAGCGACACAAGTTTTTTATGCGTAATCAATTGGAAGGTGAAACGACTGAGCAATATACGTTTGAGCTAAAAAGATTGGCAAAAACTTGTGAGTTTGGAGATTTGAACGACGACCTCATTAAAGATAGGTTGATATGTGGTCTCACTGAGGATGCTTTGAGAGAGCGGTTGCTACGCGAATGTGACCTCACGCTGACTAAAGCGATGGATATTAGTAGGATAGCGGAAATGTCACGAGCACAAGCGAACCACATTAAGCCGGAAAAAGGAGTTGACAGTCATATTCACGAGGTCACCGAGCAAGAGGGAGAAGAAAGAGTATGTGAGGTACACTTTAGGCGCCGGACGGCGCCACCTGGACGCCGCGGGCCGCCTGCGCCGCCCGCCGTGTGCCGTTGCGGGGCCCGCGCCGCCGCCAGTCAGTctcgcgcgcgcgccgcgccgccgtcgTCAACGGCGTCAGCCATCCGTGGTAGCAGCGACGGAATGTCACCTTCACCGCGTCAGAATGGACAATTTAGCAGGAAAAATAACAAGAAATGCGACTATTGTGGTCGGGTGCATGATAGATTTAAATGTCCGGCGTACGGCCAGCGATGTACTCGATGCAATAAGGCAAATCATTTTGCTAGGATGTGCCGTGTGTATATGGTACAGGAGAACTCCACTGATCAG